A stretch of Helicobacter pylori DNA encodes these proteins:
- a CDS encoding LysE family transporter, which yields MFVVFIEGFGLAISLCAAVGAQSLFIIERGMARNYVFLICALCFMCDIVLMSMGVFGVGAYFAKNLYLSLFLNLFGAVFTGFYAFLALKTLFQTFKKKQVQTPKKLSLKKTLLFTLGVTLLNPQVYLEMVFLIGASALSFNLAQKFVFLAGTLSAALSWLLLLCTLSLRYGSKLLNNQKIFMGVNLFVTAIMGTLSVTLFRDFLALLSKT from the coding sequence ATGTTTGTGGTTTTTATAGAAGGTTTTGGTTTAGCGATTTCTTTGTGCGCGGCGGTGGGGGCGCAATCCTTGTTTATTATAGAGCGAGGCATGGCTAGGAATTATGTGTTTTTGATTTGCGCTCTGTGTTTTATGTGCGATATTGTGTTAATGAGCATGGGCGTGTTTGGCGTGGGGGCTTATTTTGCGAAAAACCTTTATTTGAGTTTGTTTTTGAATTTATTTGGGGCAGTTTTTACCGGATTTTACGCTTTTTTAGCTTTAAAAACCCTTTTTCAAACCTTTAAAAAGAAGCAAGTCCAAACCCCCAAAAAACTATCCTTAAAAAAGACCTTATTGTTCACTTTAGGCGTTACTTTACTCAACCCTCAAGTGTATTTGGAAATGGTGTTTTTAATTGGCGCGAGCGCTTTATCTTTTAACCTAGCTCAAAAATTCGTCTTTCTAGCCGGCACTTTATCGGCGGCTCTTTCTTGGCTTTTATTGTTATGCACCTTGTCCTTACGCTATGGCTCTAAACTTTTAAACAACCAAAAAATTTTTATGGGCGTGAATCTCTTTGTAACCGCTATCATGGGAACGCTCAGCGTTACTTTATTCAGGGATTTTTTAGCGCTATTGAGTAAAACTTAA
- a CDS encoding DUF1104 domain-containing protein, translated as MRRSLAFCLLALLGLQVLGARDFSQLKNEELLKLAGTLPSNEAIDYRMEVSKRLKALNAEDAKKFRANFSQIARKNLSKMSEEDFKKMREEVRKELEEKTKGLSAEEIKAKGLNVSVCSGDTRKVWCRAVKKKDEHCSPK; from the coding sequence ATGAGAAGGAGTTTGGCTTTTTGCCTGTTAGCTTTGCTTGGATTACAGGTTTTAGGCGCTAGGGATTTTTCGCAACTCAAAAACGAAGAACTTTTAAAATTAGCAGGCACTCTGCCTTCTAATGAAGCGATTGATTATCGCATGGAAGTGTCTAAACGCCTTAAAGCTTTAAACGCTGAGGACGCTAAGAAATTCCGCGCGAATTTCAGCCAGATCGCTAGGAAGAATCTTTCTAAAATGAGCGAAGAAGATTTCAAAAAAATGCGTGAAGAAGTGCGTAAAGAATTAGAAGAAAAAACCAAAGGTTTGAGTGCTGAAGAAATCAAGGCAAAAGGACTTAATGTGAGCGTTTGCAGCGGTGATACGAGAAAAGTTTGGTGTAGGGCTGTTAAGAAAAAAGACGAACATTGTTCTCCTAAGTGA